Below is a window of Camelina sativa cultivar DH55 chromosome 11, Cs, whole genome shotgun sequence DNA.
CGTAGGTACGATACGATGCCAATTAAGAAAGTGTAGTGAGTTTTACTCCACTTCAGAAATTCCAAAAaagctacaaaaaaatagaattaaataTATCAGATTCGATTTTTAATTACAGAGGAGTGGACCAAAGGCATTTAAatcagtgaagaagaagaagaagactgaagaGAATGAGAAGTTATTAGAACAGTAGTACCTGAGACTTTCGAGCTGAATGGTATTAAAATGGggagagaaattaaaagagagaatctttgagTGAGCCCAGATCTTAAAAGGGAAAGCTTTGATGATCTTGATGAAAACCTTAAAAGATCTTTAGGGttattacaagaaaaatcaaagagatgAAGAGAAAAGATAACGAGagagtgtttttgtgtttggtaataaatgtttattaatatattataagcTGTCTCCAATGAAGAACATACACAAGTGTGTGTATTTGTTTTCAGATCCTcgatttgttttctctctcttcgcTTTGAAATAAAGAAATCGATTCAGACTCAGACACAAGTGTTTagacttttcctttttctttttttttttctgttgttgttaatttggaaaaaactaaaattgtttaattatcttcttctagtatatataaacaaacaaacaaacacctcCACTCCACACCAGTCGATTTTTCCAATGATGGTGGAATCAAAAAGACACactagagatagagagatagaaAAGTCTTACGCAATACGCATTcttttacacacacacaaaaaaaaaaagattacatatttttttcttttactattgtACAtactttgagatttttttttgtatggttttggattttagttgcctgtttaaaaaaagaatgagCGACAAAAAGTTTAGGCCCAataactcttgttttttttttttttgcttaggcCCGTATATTATAATCGGATCTTCCCAACCCGGTAAGAAAAATTAGAGCAACTAACCAAACCGGAAATTCTGAAGAACATCACTGATCTCTAATTCTTTAACCGGTCCGAACACAAACCAACAAGCGGATTTTgcaattaagttttttttgtttttttttgttttgggctctaaaccctaaagaaaGGTTAAACGCCGttcgttttgtttgttgttctttCTTCATCCACCTCCAGAACCAGAGAGCAAAAGCGCTTAAATAATGGCAAATCGACCTGAGTTGCTAGCTCCACCGGAGATATTCTACGATGAAACCGAAGCTCGGAAGTATACTTCTTCTTCCCGTATCGTCGATATTCAGGTTTTTCAATATCTcttatctctctgtttctcctgAAATTTAGCACTtgtgcataaaaaaaaaaacatttttatggttttatagGCTAAGTTGTCAGAGAGAGCTTTGGAGCTTCTTGCTTTGCCCGAAGATGGAGTTCCTAGATTCTTACTCGACATAGGTATCAAAAATcgatccttttttattttacttatgaTGTTTAGTTGTGTAACCATAATTTGATTTGCTGGTTTATTGATAATCAACAAATGTggtcataattttttaaaaattagtctTTTAGATCATTGATTATGTTAGTGTCTCGTTGTTTAGCTTTGTTttcaagaacagagaagaacTAATCTCTCTATTCTGGTTTCAGGTTGTGGATCTGGCCTGAGTGGGGAAACAATTTCTGAAAGCGGGCAtcattggcttggtttagacaTTTCAGCTTCTATGCTTAGTAAGTTTATTCTTTGTTAACTGTTTCTTGTCATTTCCCATCTCTTGTGATCTTAAGCCCTCTGGTGACAATGTAGATGTCGCTGTGGAAAGGGAAGTTGAGGGTGATCTTTTACTTGGTGATATGGGGCAGGTGTATATATAGCTTCACTTTTAGTTTTATCATATTCTCTTAGACTTTTTCTGTGGGCTAgagttgattttttcttttgtacgATGACATATTAGTGATTGCTTTTATCCACATATTACTTGTCTCAGGGATTAGGTCTTCGTCCAGGAGTTATCGATGGTGCCATCAGTATATCAGCTGTTCAGGTTTCACTTCTCATATTACCTTACGTacatatgcttttttttttttaaggattatGGTGATTTTTAATCAATTCTGCCGTATTTTCTGATTTCAGTGGTTATGCAATGCGGATAAGTCATCGCATGAACCTCGTTTGAGGCTAAAGTAGGTGTAAATCAGATAAATTTTTACTGAACTGAGTTAGAAAGTGTGTTGCCAAAACTGATATTTTAACCTCTGAAATTTGAAGGGCTTTCTTTGGGTCACTATACCGCTGCTTGTCAAGAGGAGCACGAGCCGTTTTTCAAGTGTACCCTGAGAATATCAAGCAGCGTGAATTGATTCTTCGCCAGGCCTTACAAGCTGGATTTGGAGGTGGACTTGTTGTTGACTATCCACACAGGTATGTATTGTTGCCAATTCCATTGATAACATTCTTTtacaatcaagaaaataaatttggtcTTGTAGTCTTATGAGCTGCTTAGAACTATCATGCAATGGCATGATCATTTCATGTTGAACGCTGTTTTTGGTGTTTGGTTTCACACATTTAATCACACgcaatgttttcttttattgcagtactaagaaaagaaaagagttctTGGTCCTCACATGTGGTTCTGTTCAGACAAGTATTCAAACCGGTAAAAGTGACTGTGATGAGGGTTGCTCTGAAGATGACAGTAGCGAAGACGAAGAGAGTGGAATGGTAAAAACTACGGCTCTCTCTATCTAGGAATCTCATTACTGTCTTGTGATTTGCCAGTACTATATCGAAATCTCATTTAccattgtttgttttatttgttgggaAAAAGGTGTCTATGTCAGATCGGAATAGGCCAAAGAAAAGGCAGAAGTCGTCAAACAAGAAAGGGAAAAGTAGGGAATGGATTTTAAGGAAGAAAGAGCAAAGTAGAAGAAAAGGAAACGATGTTCCTGCTGACTCCAAGTACACCGGTCGAAAACGCAAGTCGcgtttctagttttgttttatgaatACTTAAAACGCTCTATAGATGTTTTCGTCACTAAAACAAGTACTGatcatcctctgtttttgaatttaaattgtttgtattaaacttttttgttgCTATGATCGAATGCAGCTTGTAATCAAAATTTTCCCGACT
It encodes the following:
- the LOC104726281 gene encoding probable 18S rRNA (guanine-N(7))-methyltransferase, whose protein sequence is MANRPELLAPPEIFYDETEARKYTSSSRIVDIQAKLSERALELLALPEDGVPRFLLDIGCGSGLSGETISESGHHWLGLDISASMLNVAVEREVEGDLLLGDMGQGLGLRPGVIDGAISISAVQWLCNADKSSHEPRLRLKAFFGSLYRCLSRGARAVFQVYPENIKQRELILRQALQAGFGGGLVVDYPHSTKKRKEFLVLTCGSVQTSIQTGKSDCDEGCSEDDSSEDEESGMVSMSDRNRPKKRQKSSNKKGKSREWILRKKEQSRRKGNDVPADSKYTGRKRKSRF